In the Primulina eburnea isolate SZY01 unplaced genomic scaffold, ASM2296580v1 ctg739_ERROPOS11973397, whole genome shotgun sequence genome, one interval contains:
- the LOC140821945 gene encoding 16 kDa phloem protein 2-like, giving the protein MPRGTLEVLLVSAKGLDDTDFLSNIDPYAIVTCRTQEKKSSVAKGQGSSPEWNETFLFTVSSGVTEIRIKIMDSDNFSSDDFVGEAIIPLEPAFVVEAMPPAAYNVVKDEQYCGEIRVGLKFFPQENCEREFGNEDNLGGWKESSFD; this is encoded by the exons ATGCCTCGAGGAACGCTTGAAGTCCTCCTTGTTTCTGCCAAAGGACTTGATGACACCGATTTTTTAT CTAACATAGACCCTTACGCCATTGTAACTTGCCGGACTCAGGAGAAAAAAAGCAGTGTTGCAAAAG GACAAGGATCCAGCCCTGAATGGAATGAGACCTTCCTTTTCACCGTCTCTAGCGGCGTAACGGAAATCAGAATCAAAATAATGGATAGCGATAATTTCTCTAGTGATGATTTTGTTGGAGAAGCAAT TATTCCTCTGGAGCCAGCGTTTGTCGTAGAAGCCATGCCACCAGCTGCATACAATGTTGTCAAGGATGAACAGTACTGTGGAGAGATAAGAGTTGGCCTCAAGTTCTTTCCTCAG GAAAACTGTGAAAGAGAATTTGGCAATGAGGATAACCTTGGTGGATGGAAAGAATCGTCGTTTGACTAA
- the LOC140821943 gene encoding digalactosyldiacylglycerol synthase 2, chloroplastic-like yields the protein MDKKQHIVIFTTASLPWLTGTAVNPLFRAAYLAKNEERKVTLVIPWLKLKDQERVYPNKITFSSPSEQEAYVRQWLEERSGLVSSFTICFYPGKFSLHKRSILALGDITEVIPDEEADVAVLEEPEHLTWYHHGKRWKTKFRLVVGIVHTNYLEYVRREKNGLLQAFFLKYMNSWVVNIYCHRVIRLSAATQELPRSVVCNVHGVNPRFLDVGMKKKELLHNGDHAFTKGVYYIGKMVWSKGYKELLKLLRDHQKELIGLEADLYGSGEDSDQVQEAAKNLEIPVRVHPGCDHGDPLFHDYKVFLNPSTTDVVCTTTAEALAMGKIVVCANHPSNDFFKQFPNCRTYDDGEGFVRETLQALQDQPAPQTDAQRHELSWEAATERFLNAAQLNNLLAKKFTKTASKLFMSTSMDMRSRLEDASTSVHLMGTAFFSTQPDEEQCKEVGLSVPSEKQS from the exons ATGGATAAGAAACAACATATAGTGATATTTACTACAGCTAGCCTTCCATGGCTAACTGGAACTGCTGTCAACCCTCTTTTTCGTGCAGCGTATCTCGCTAAAAATGAGGAGCGAAAAGTTACTTTGGTGATTCCTTGGTTGAAATTGAAGGACCAAGAGCGCGTCTATCCAAACAAAATTACATTTAGTTCTCCATCGGAACAGGAAGCCTATGTTCGCCAGTGGCTGGAAGAAAGGTCTGGATTGGTATCCAGTTTTACAATATGTTTTTATCCCGGGAAA TTTTCTCTAcataaacggagcattcttgcTTTGGGGGACATTACTGAAGTGATCCCAGATGAAGAGGCAGATGTCGCCGTCCTTGAAGAACCTGAGCATCTCACGTGGTATCATCATGGGAAAAGGTGGAAAACAAAATTTCGCTTGGTTGTTGGGATTGTTCACACTAATTATCTGGAATATGTGAGGAGAGAGAAGAATGGGCTACTGCAAGCTTTTTTCCTAAAATACATGAACAGTTGGGTTGTGAACATATATTGTCACAGG GTAATAAGATTATCAGCTGCCACCCAAGAACTTCCGAGGTCTGTAGTATGCAACGTACATGGAGTAAACCCGAGATTTCTTGATGTTGGCATGAAAAAGAAAGAACTACTACATAACGGAGACCACGCCTTCACGAAAGGCGTTTACTACATCGGGAAGATGGTGTGGAGTAAAGGCTACAAGGAACTACTTAAACTTCTTCGTGATCACCAAAAAGAGCTAATTGGACTTGAGGCTGATTTATACGGTAGCGGGGAAGACTCTGATCAAGTTCAGGAAGCTGCTAAAAATTTGGAAATACCCGTCAGGGTTCATCCTGGGTGTGATCACGGCGATCCTTTATTTCATGA CTATAAGGTGTTCTTGAATCCTAGCACCACAGATGTAGTTTGCACAACCACAGCTGAAGCTTTGGCAATGGGCAAAATAGTCGTATGCGCCAATCATCCCTCGAATGATTTCTTCAAGCAGTTTCCAAATTGTCGAACATATGATGATGGGGAGGGGTTCGTTAGGGAAACACTCCAGGCGTTGCAAGATCAACCTGCCCCACAAACTGATGCTCAAAGGCATGAGCTCTCCTGGGAGGCGGCCACAGAACGATTCCTAAATGCTGCACAGCTCAACAACTTGCTTGcaaaaaaattcacaaaaacAGCCTCAAAGCTTTTCATGTCAACATCTATGGACATGAGGAGTCGTCTCGAAGATGCATCCACCTCTGTTCATTTAATGGGAACTGCATTCTTTAGTACACAACCAGATGAAGAGCAATGCAAAGAGGTTGGCTTATCTGTTCCTTCGGAGAAACAGAGTTGA
- the LOC140821736 gene encoding bifunctional protein FolD 4, chloroplastic-like translates to MATEISKMKESSGVVPGLGVILVGDRKDSATYVENKKIACEAVGINSHIVHLPEDSSELEVLKHISGFNDDPSVNGILVQLPLPSHMNEQNILNAVRIEKDVDGLNPLNIGLLAMLDREPLFVPCTPKGCIELLHRYGLSIEGKRAVVIGRSNIVGLPAALLLQREYATVTVVQRGTKNPEEVTREADILISAVGQPNLVRGSWIKPGSVVIDVGINPIKDDTSPQGYRIVGDICFEEASKIASAITPVPGGVGPMTIAMLLSNTLISAKRANQCFRNGTGPAKAIKNWSTLLSETSSKIGGTKNW, encoded by the exons ATGGCTACTGAAATATCAAAGATGAAGGAATCTTCAGGGGTTGTTCCTGGACTGGGAGTCATTCTTGTCGGGGACCGGAAAGATTCTGCAACTTATGTAGAAAACAAGAAGATAGCCTGTGAAGCTGTAGGAATCAATTCCCATATAGTGCACTTGCCTGAAGACTCCTCAGAACTAGAAGTGCTTAAGCATATTTCAGGGTTCAATGATGATCCTTCAGTCAATGGtatccttgttcagttgcctttaCCTTCT CATATGAATGAGCAGAATATCTTAAATGCTGTTCGTATTGAAAAGGATGTGGATGGACTCAACCCACTAAACATTGGTCTTTTAGCCATGTTAGATAGAGAACCTCTATTTGTTCCATGTACGCCCAAGGGATGCATAGAGTTGTTGCATAGATATGGTCTTTCTATCGAGGGAAAGAGGGCTGTTGTAATTGGCAGGAGTAATATTGTGGGATTGCCTGCTGCTCTTCTTCTGCAA AGGGAATATGCCACGGTCACTGTCGTTCAGCGAGGAACAAAAAACCCCGAGGAGGTCACTAGAGAAGCTGATATTTTAATCTCAGCTGTGGGTCAGCCAAACCTGGTTAGAGGTAGCTGGATCAAGCCTGGctcagttgtcattgatgttggaATTAATCCCATTAAG GATGATACTAGCCCACAAGGCTATCGAATTGTTGGAGATATTTGTTTTGAGGAAGCAAGCAAAATTGCTTCAGCTATCACCCCAGTCCCAGGTGGAGTTGGACCAATGACCATAGCAATGCTTCTCTCAAATACACTTATCTCTGCCAAGAGAGCTAATCAATGTTTCCGAAATGGGACCGGACCTGCCAAAGCTATCAAGAACTGGAGCACTCTGTTGTCTGAAACAAGCAGTAAAATTGGAGGAACAAAGAATTGGTGA
- the LOC140821942 gene encoding shaggy-related protein kinase alpha-like isoform X1, whose product MNMMRRLKSIASGRSSVSDPGGDSGIKRAKVEQEIDQIVAREAEAGEKYLRAPEQQMASNSSESVASTSDVHGRPEKSGYDELPKDMQEMKIRDDNKSDNQEDSVKDMEPTIVSGNGTEAGQIIVTSVGGRDGQPKQTMSYMAERVVGTGSFGVVYQAKCLEMCESVAIKKVLQDRRYKNRELQIMRLLSHPNVVQLKHCFYSTTEKNEVYLNLVLEYVSETVYRASRHYTRVNQYMPVFYVQLYTYQICRALNYIHNVIGVCHRDIKPQNLLVNPHTHQLKLCDFGSAKMLVPGEPNISYICSRYYRAPELIFGATEYTTAIDMWSVGCVMAELLLGQPLFPGESSVDQVVEIIKILGTPTREEIKCMNPDYREFKFPQIKAHPWHKIFNKRMPTEAVDLVSRLLQYSPTLRFTALEACAHPFFDDLRELNACLPNGRPLPPLFNFTQEELAGVPAELLQRLIPDHAKK is encoded by the exons ATGAATATGATGCGTCGGCTCAAGAGCATTGCTTCAGGCCGGTCCTCCGTTTCAGATCCT GGTGGGGATTCGGGCATTAAACGGGCGAAGGTGGAGCAAGAAATAGATCAAATAGTTGCTCGTGAAGCAGAGGCAGGAGAAAAATATTTGAGAGCACCCGAACAGCAGATGGCTTCTAACTCTTCCGAATCTGTCGCCAGCACGTCAGATGTACATGGACGACCCGAGAAGTCTGGCTATGACGAGCTTCCCAAAGACATGCAAGAAATGAAAATTAGAGATGATAATAAATCTGATAACCAAGAGGACAGTGTAAAG GATATGGAGCCCACTATTGTTAGCGGTAACGGGACTGAGGCGGGTCAGATAATTGTGACGTCTGTTGGGGGTCGGGATGGACAACCAAAACAG ACAATGTCTTATATGGCCGAGCGCGTGGTTGGAACTGGTTCATTTGGAGTTGTTTATCAG GCGAAGTGCCTTGAAATGTGTGAATCGGTAGCCATAAAGAAGGTGCTACAGGATAGAAGATACAAGAACAGAGAATTGCAGATTATGCGCTTACTCAGTCATCCTAACGTTGTTCAACTGAAGCATTGTTTTTATTCTACAACTGAAAAGAATGAGGTGTACCTTAATCTTGTTCTTGAGTATGTCTCAGAAACCGTTTATCGAGCTTCAAGGCACTATACCAGAGTGAATCAATACATGCCTGTCTTTTATGTGCAGCTATATACATATCAG ATATGTCGTGCTCTGAATTATATACATAATGTTATTGGTGTTTGCCACCGCGACATAAAACCACAGAATCTTTTG GTAAATCCCCACACACATCAGCTGAAGCTTTGTGATTTTGGAAGTGCAAAGATGCTG GTTCCGGGTGAACCAAATATTTCGTACATATGCTCTCGTTATTACAGGGCTCCGGAACTAATCTTTGGAGCCACGGAGTACACAACTGCAATTGATATGTGGTCTGTTGGTTGTGTTATGGCCGAACTACTTCTAGGACAGCCTCTCTTTCCCGGAGAAAGCAGTGTAGATCAAGTAGTCGAAATTATTAAG ATTTTGGGGACACCAACAAGAGAAGAAATTAAGTGCATGAATCCAGATTATAGAGAATTCAAGTTTCCTCAGATCAAAGCTCACCCCTGGCATAAG aTATTTAATAAACGAATGCCGACAGAAGCAGTGGATTTAGTGTCAAGGCTGCTCCAATATTCACCAACTCTACGTTTCACTGCT TTGGAGGCTTGTGCTCATCCTTTTTTTGACGACTTGAGAGAACTTAACGCATGTTTGCCAAATGGGCGCCCCCTACCTCCTCTGTTCAATTTTACGCAAGAAG AACTCGCCGGTGTGCCTGCAGAACTCTTGCAACGACTCATTCCAGACCATGCGAAGAAGTAA
- the LOC140821942 gene encoding shaggy-related protein kinase alpha-like isoform X2, which yields MNMMRRLKSIASGRSSVSDPGGDSGIKRAKVEQEIDQIVAREAEAGEKYLRAPEQQMASNSSESVASTSDVHGRPEKSGYDELPKDMQEMKIRDDNKSDNQEDSDMEPTIVSGNGTEAGQIIVTSVGGRDGQPKQTMSYMAERVVGTGSFGVVYQAKCLEMCESVAIKKVLQDRRYKNRELQIMRLLSHPNVVQLKHCFYSTTEKNEVYLNLVLEYVSETVYRASRHYTRVNQYMPVFYVQLYTYQICRALNYIHNVIGVCHRDIKPQNLLVNPHTHQLKLCDFGSAKMLVPGEPNISYICSRYYRAPELIFGATEYTTAIDMWSVGCVMAELLLGQPLFPGESSVDQVVEIIKILGTPTREEIKCMNPDYREFKFPQIKAHPWHKIFNKRMPTEAVDLVSRLLQYSPTLRFTALEACAHPFFDDLRELNACLPNGRPLPPLFNFTQEELAGVPAELLQRLIPDHAKK from the exons ATGAATATGATGCGTCGGCTCAAGAGCATTGCTTCAGGCCGGTCCTCCGTTTCAGATCCT GGTGGGGATTCGGGCATTAAACGGGCGAAGGTGGAGCAAGAAATAGATCAAATAGTTGCTCGTGAAGCAGAGGCAGGAGAAAAATATTTGAGAGCACCCGAACAGCAGATGGCTTCTAACTCTTCCGAATCTGTCGCCAGCACGTCAGATGTACATGGACGACCCGAGAAGTCTGGCTATGACGAGCTTCCCAAAGACATGCAAGAAATGAAAATTAGAGATGATAATAAATCTGATAACCAAGAGGACAGT GATATGGAGCCCACTATTGTTAGCGGTAACGGGACTGAGGCGGGTCAGATAATTGTGACGTCTGTTGGGGGTCGGGATGGACAACCAAAACAG ACAATGTCTTATATGGCCGAGCGCGTGGTTGGAACTGGTTCATTTGGAGTTGTTTATCAG GCGAAGTGCCTTGAAATGTGTGAATCGGTAGCCATAAAGAAGGTGCTACAGGATAGAAGATACAAGAACAGAGAATTGCAGATTATGCGCTTACTCAGTCATCCTAACGTTGTTCAACTGAAGCATTGTTTTTATTCTACAACTGAAAAGAATGAGGTGTACCTTAATCTTGTTCTTGAGTATGTCTCAGAAACCGTTTATCGAGCTTCAAGGCACTATACCAGAGTGAATCAATACATGCCTGTCTTTTATGTGCAGCTATATACATATCAG ATATGTCGTGCTCTGAATTATATACATAATGTTATTGGTGTTTGCCACCGCGACATAAAACCACAGAATCTTTTG GTAAATCCCCACACACATCAGCTGAAGCTTTGTGATTTTGGAAGTGCAAAGATGCTG GTTCCGGGTGAACCAAATATTTCGTACATATGCTCTCGTTATTACAGGGCTCCGGAACTAATCTTTGGAGCCACGGAGTACACAACTGCAATTGATATGTGGTCTGTTGGTTGTGTTATGGCCGAACTACTTCTAGGACAGCCTCTCTTTCCCGGAGAAAGCAGTGTAGATCAAGTAGTCGAAATTATTAAG ATTTTGGGGACACCAACAAGAGAAGAAATTAAGTGCATGAATCCAGATTATAGAGAATTCAAGTTTCCTCAGATCAAAGCTCACCCCTGGCATAAG aTATTTAATAAACGAATGCCGACAGAAGCAGTGGATTTAGTGTCAAGGCTGCTCCAATATTCACCAACTCTACGTTTCACTGCT TTGGAGGCTTGTGCTCATCCTTTTTTTGACGACTTGAGAGAACTTAACGCATGTTTGCCAAATGGGCGCCCCCTACCTCCTCTGTTCAATTTTACGCAAGAAG AACTCGCCGGTGTGCCTGCAGAACTCTTGCAACGACTCATTCCAGACCATGCGAAGAAGTAA